The Malus sylvestris chromosome 3, drMalSylv7.2, whole genome shotgun sequence genomic sequence tagtacaatcataatcacttagcaattccatccaccttcgctgacgaagattaagatcatgctgagtaaacaaatactgaagactcttgtgatcagtgaagatcttacacttctcaccatacaaataatgcctccaaatctttaaagcaaaaacaattgcTGCCAATTCAAGgtcgtgagtaggataatttctttcatgatttttcaactgcctagaagcataagcaatcaccttattatgctgcatcaaaacacatcccaaaccatttaacgaagcatcactataaatctcaaaattaccgctatcatcaggGAGTACCAACACCGGTGCATGGGTGAGGCAATACTTCAATTGCTGAAAACTCCgctcacaattctcatcccactcaaatttaacatccttcctggtcaacTTTGTTAACGGTAAAGCAATCATAGAGAAATCCTGAAcgaaccgtcgataataacTTGCTAAACCCAGAAAACtgcgtacctcagtgacggttcgaggttgctcccaattctccaccgctattatcttttgaggatcaacttgaattccttgagccgatacaacatgccccaaaaatgccacttcggacaaccaaaactgacatttactgaacttggcatacaactgatgctccCTCAATTTCCTTAACACCAAATTAAGGTGTCGGATATGATCTGCTTGAgatttagagtataccagaatatcatcaataaaaacaataacaaatttatcaagatatttctggaatacctcattcatCAATCTCataaaagctgcaggtgcattagtcaacccaaatggcataacaaaaaattcataatgtccATACCGAGTCCGGAAGGCCGTCTTAGGTACATCATCTTCCTTAATCTTCAATTGGTAATAcccagatctcaaatcaatcttagaaaatacacacgcacctttcagttgatcaaacaaatcatcaatacgaggcaatggataacggtttttaatcgttacccggttcaattgcctataatcaatacacAATCGCAGAGTTCCAtccttcttcctcacaaataatactGGGGCACCCCAAGGTGAAgaactaggttgaataaaacccttatcaagtaattcttgcaattgaattttcaattctctcaactcagcaggagccattctataaggagttagGGATATAGGGtcagtacctggaagcaaatcaatagtgaaTTCCACCTCCCTGTCTGGTGGCAATCCCGGCAAATCATCAGGGAATACGTCCGGATAATGTCTGACCACACCAACTTCTTCTATACTAGTAGGggcaacatcatttaacaccacatgcgCCAAATATCCCTGGCAACCTTTCGATAACAATTTCCTCGCCCTTAAGGCAGAAATAACcccatgtctcaccccacttctctcgcccacaaaagtaacctcgggtaatccaggacgataaaaagtaactgatttaccataacaatcaatatgggcacgattatgGTGTAACCAATCAGCCCCTAagatcacatcaaaatccacaatatttAACGGAATAAGATCAGCGGACATAATCACGCCCTCAACCATCATTGGACACCCAAGATACACACTATCCACATAACATTTATCTCCTCTAGGCATGGcgaactctaaatcaaatcctagaggtgaagggtgaggttgggtcatttgagcaaacgtatgagaaatcacagagtgcgtagcaccacaatcaatcaaaaccttagcaaaatgaccaagaacatttaacgtacccatgatcaagtctggatggttctgagccTCCTGCAGAGAAATATGATTAACTCGTCCCTGAGCTTGATGACGTCCACCTCGGCCTCTACTGCCCTGATTACCTCGTCCCTGAGGATTACGCCCCTGGCCTGGCTGACTAGGCTGCCTGGATGATCCTACACCACCAGTAGCAACTTCCCCCTGACGGGGCTGACCTCCCTGATGCCACTGCGATCCACCAGCTGGCATAGAGGAATAAGATGAATAACCTCCAAAATCCTGAGAATACCCAGCCTGAGAATAAGGCTCCTGGGAATACTGATAAGGTCCGGGAGCATACGGAGCAGCATCCCCTTGATAGTGGTAGGCACCACCACGACTCGGCTGGCCATAACTGCCTGATCCAAAACTCTGCTGAACTGGtgctggaggtggcatagtgGTCTGCTGCGGTCTCTGCTGACCCTGGGGGCACTGAGAAGCCCGATGTCCCATCTGCCCACACGTAAAACAAGCACCAGTACCTCTCCTACACTCACCATGGTGACGGAAGTTACAACGGCGGCACCATGGAGCGCCAGATCCACCAGCACCACCAGAATCCCTCTGACCCTGAAACCTGGGTCCACCAGAAAATCTTCCACCACCTCTCCTCGGGCCAGTAAAACTATATCCCCCActagaagaactcgaactcgCTCCACTCTTCTTAAAATTCTGTGTCTGCCGAGGTCCCGGAATGGAGATACCCTTACCTTTATCATTCTTCTTTTGACCCTCATTCTTGTCCTCATCATCCTCACTGTCAGGAAGATTATCAGAGTCCTCCATCCTAACCAAAATCTCGAAATACTCATGATAATTAGCGCAGGGGAGTGCATTGGCAAAGGTACGCCACTTCTTCTTAGATCCCAACTTGAAACGTCGAAGCATCTCTCCCTGATTACCAGCTATATCAGGGTCATAacgagacaaatcagtaaacCTTCTATAATATTCATGTGCCGACATTTTTCTCTGTTTCAACCTGGTGAATTCCTGTTTCTTACGATCAATATACTCAGGAGGGACGAATCTCTTCATAAAATTCTCTTTGAACACTTTCCAGTCGGCTGCCGTCTCAGGTGACATGTACCTAGTCTGATTCATCCACCATGCTGCTGGTTCACAACCCAAAAACCAAGTGGTGGTCTCCACCCACCTATTAGCAGGgagattcccctgactctgcatcacctggAAGGTCTTCTCAATATGATCTAGCCATTTCTCTGCCCCCTCATGACTTTCATTACCCATAAACCGATCTAACTTCAAGTTGTACATGGTCTCCAGAGGTGTCCTCGGAGGAGGGGGAGGACGAATCACATTCTGTAAAGCCTGGGCCATCGCTTCCCCTAGCTGAGTAATATCCGGGAAATTAGGTTCAGAAGTACGGCGGGACTCCCTACGCTCCCTACGAGGTGGCATgattctgacagaaaacatcaaaagatcgTTAAGACATTAACAAAtttacaggactgcaacctaagctctgataccaaactgacacaccccgatccggaggatccaggtgtgctggccgtcacgtgggcatGACGTAACCATAGGCGCGACACGGAAGCAAAATAACCACATAAATTAGCAGAAATTCAAACCAAACTCAACATAACCGCCTACGAACATAACCGGACGACTTATAAAGTAAACACAtaagttcagagcataggtttaagtgcagtcaagtaggactaaaataaaatacatcaccctcaggtgagtcctacatgtcgaAGGTCTGTCAGAAAGCCGGaaaag encodes the following:
- the LOC126614768 gene encoding uncharacterized protein LOC126614768 isoform X1, whose protein sequence is MPPRRERRESRRTSEPNFPDITQLGEAMAQALQNVIRPPPPPRTPLETMYNLKLDRFMGNESHEGAEKWLDHIEKTFQVMQSQGNLPANRWVETTTWFLGCEPAAWWMNQTRYMSPETAADWKVFKENFMKRFVPPEYIDRKKQEFTRLKQRKMSAHEYYRRFTDLSRYDPDIAGNQGEMLRRFKLGSKKKWRTFANALPCANYHEYFEILVRMEDSDNLPDSEDDEDKNEGQKKNDKGKGISIPGPRQTQNFKKSGASSSSSSGGYSFTGPRRGGGRFSGGPRFQGQRDSGGAGGSGAPWCRRCNFRHHGECRRGTGACFTCGQMGHRASQCPQGQQRPQQTTMPPPAPVQQSFGSGSYGQPSRGGAYHYQGDAAPYAPGPYQYSQEPYSQAGYSQDFGGYSSYSSMPAGGSQWHQGGQPRQGEVATGGVGSSRQPSQPGQGRNPQGRGNQGSRGRGGRHQAQGRVNHISLQEAQNHPDLIMVISHIGETYPEDDRI
- the LOC126614768 gene encoding uncharacterized protein LOC126614768 isoform X2, producing MPPRRERRESRRTSEPNFPDITQLGEAMAQALQNVIRPPPPPRTPLETMYNLKLDRFMGNESHEGAEKWLDHIEKTFQVMQSQGNLPANRWVETTTWFLGCEPAAWWMNQTRYMSPETAADWKVFKENFMKRFVPPEYIDRKKQEFTRLKQRKMSAHEYYRRFTDLSRYDPDIAGNQGEMLRRFKLGSKKKWRTFANALPCANYHEYFEILVRMEDSDNLPDSEDDEDKNEGQKKNDKGKGISIPGPRQTQNFKKSGASSSSSSGGYSFTGPRRGGGRFSGGPRFQGQRDSGGAGGSGAPWCRRCNFRHHGECRRGTGACFTCGQMGHRASQCPQGQQRPQQTTMPPPAPVQQSFGSGSYGQPSRGGAYHYQGDAAPYAPGPYQYSQEPYSQAGYSQDFGGYSSYSSMPAGGSQWHQGGQPRQGEVATGGVGSSRQPSQPGQGRNPQGRGNQGSRGRGGRHQAQGRVNHISLQEAQNHPDLIMGETYPEDDRI